In Monodelphis domestica isolate mMonDom1 chromosome 4, mMonDom1.pri, whole genome shotgun sequence, one DNA window encodes the following:
- the LOC130453977 gene encoding zinc finger protein 260-like, whose product MNVTKLLDGSVSLLHIREFILERNPLNVENAGKPSMRNHALLYIREFILASNLLNVMNVEKTSARGHHSFYTREFTLEKNHMSVMNVVNPSCGRVNLINTRILQMERNPLNVVYAGKFSMTNLTLLYIREFILEKSLLSAECGKNFSQRSSLISHQRNHITKKLFECNEYRKAFCDKSHLTVHQRIHTGEKPFECKECGKTFSQSSSLSSHQRIHSGEKPFECNECGKAFRDKSHLTVHQRIHTGEKPFECKECGKNFTLRSSLSSHQRIHTGKKPFECNECEKAFRDKFHLIEHQRIHTGEKPFECKECGKTFQNKYQLSVHQSTHTGQKPFVCIECKKTFISKSQLNKHKRIHTGEKPFECDNCGKAFTRKDHLTEHQRIHTGEKPYECAECGKNFSQRKSLTFHHRIHSGERPFECTECGKNFNYKKSFLFHQRTHMGEKPLECNECGKSFHNRSQLVVHQRIHTGEKPFGCHECGKAFYNKSQLNVHLRTHTGEKPFKCNECEKAFHHKSQLVAHQRIHTGERPFECNECGKAFHNKSQLTVHQRIHTGEKPYKCNECGKSFSHRKSFIFHLRIHTGEKPYECNECGKAFHNKSHLTVHQRIHTGEKPYECNECGKKFSLSSSLTKHQRIHTGEKPFECNECGKNFSRKSSLILHQRIHTGEKPFECNECGRNFSQRSSLVSHQRTHTGEKPFECNECGKNFTRRSLLSKHKTIHTGENPK is encoded by the coding sequence atgaatgtgacAAAGCTTTTAGATGGCAGTGTAAGCttactgcacatcagagaattcatactggagagaaaccctttgaatgTAGAGAATGCAGGAAAACCTTCCATGAGAAATCATGCCTTActctacatcagagaattcatactggcgAGCAACCTTTTGAATGTGATGAATGTAGAAAAAACTTCAGCCAGAGGTCATCACTCATTttacaccagagaattcacactggagaaaaaccatatgagtgtaatgaatgtggtaaATCCTTCATGTGGAAGAGTCAATTTAATAAACACAAGAATATTGCAAATGGAAAGAAATCCTTTGAATGTAGTGTATGCAGGAAAATTTTCCATGACAAATCTCActttactgtacatcagagaattcatactggagaaaagccttttgaGTGCAGAATGTGGGAAGAACTTTAGCCAGAGATCATCGCTCATTTCACATCAGAGAAATCATATTACAAAGAAActctttgaatgtaatgaatataGGAAAGCCTTCTGTGACAAGTCCCACCTTACtgtacaccagagaattcatactggagaaaaaccttttgaatgtaaggaatgtgggaaaactttTAGCCAGAGTTCCTCACTTAGTTCACACCAGAGAATTCACTCAGGAGAGAAGCCCTttgagtgtaatgaatgtgggaaggcctttcgGGACAAATCTcatcttactgtacatcagagaattcatactggagagaaaccctttgagtgtaaggaatgtgggaaaaactTCACCCTGAGATCATCACTTAGttcacatcagagaattcacactgggaagaagccttttgaatgtaatgaatgcgaAAAAGCCTTCCGAGACAAATTTCACCTTattgaacatcagagaattcatacaggagagaaaccctTTGAGTGTAAGGAATGTGGCAAAACCTTCCAAAACAAATATCAGCTTTCTGTACACCAGAGCACTCATActggacagaaaccttttgtctgtattgaatgtaagaaaacttTCATATCAAAGAGTCAACTTAATAAACAcaagagaattcacactggtgagaaacccttTGAATGTGATAACTGTGGAAAGGCCTTCACTCGCAAGGACCACCTTACTGAACATCAGAGGATTCATACTGGTGAAAAACCGTATGAGTGTGCTGAATGTGGGAAAAACTTCAGCCAAAGGAAATCCCTTACATTCCATCATAGAATTCATTCTGGAGAAAGGCCTTTTGAGTGTACTGAATGTGGGAAAAACTTCAATTATAAGAAGTCCTTTCTTTTTCATCAGAGAACTCATATGGGAGAAAAACCCTTagagtgtaatgaatgtggaaaatccTTCCATAACAGATCTCAGCTTGTTGttcatcaaagaattcatactggagagaaaccctttgggtgtcatgaatgtgggaaagcattCTACAATAAATCTCAGCTTAATGTACATCTGAGAAcacatactggagagaaaccctttaaGTGTAATGAATGTGAGAAAGCCTTCCATCACAAATCTCAGCttgttgcacatcagagaattcatactggagagagaccctttgaatgtaatgaatgtggaaaagctttccACAACAAATCTCagcttactgtacatcagagaattcatactggagaaaaaccatataagtgtaatgaatgtgggaaaagtTTCAGCCAtagaaaatcattcattttccatctgagaattcacactggagagaaaccatatgagtgtaatgaatgtgggaaagctttccaCAACAAATCTCACCTTACtgtacaccagagaattcatactggagaaaaaccatatgagtgtaatgaatgtggtaaAAAATTTAGCCTGAGTTCATCCcttactaaacatcagagaattcatactggagaaaaaccctttgagtgtaatgaatgtgggaaaaacTTCAGCCGGAAGTCATCACTTATTTTACATCAAAGGATCCACACGGGAGAAAAACCCTttgagtgtaatgaatgtggaagaAACTTCAGCCAGAGGTCATCACTGGTTTCacatcagagaactcatactggagaaaaaccctttGAGTGCAATGAATGTGGCAAAAATTTCACCCGAAGGTCCTTACTTAGCAAACACAAAACCATTCATACAGGAGAGAACCCCAAGTAA